A window of the Streptomyces formicae genome harbors these coding sequences:
- a CDS encoding MarR family winged helix-turn-helix transcriptional regulator: MNSPVPAPDPDGLLAEQLLRLTRRLHRIQKRHLEPVGITPAQSRLLRVVAHYDGAPRMADLADRLEVVPRAITTLVDGLEASGRVRRVPDPANRRVVRIELTETGRVTLRELRSARRAAAEDILAPLTTAQREVLGGLLSALVDGVPGPRCRPAAESS; encoded by the coding sequence ATGAACTCGCCCGTCCCCGCCCCCGATCCGGACGGCCTGCTGGCCGAGCAGCTGCTGCGGCTGACCCGCCGGCTCCACCGCATCCAGAAGCGTCATCTGGAGCCCGTCGGCATCACCCCCGCGCAGTCCCGGCTGCTGCGGGTCGTGGCCCACTACGACGGGGCGCCCCGGATGGCCGACCTGGCCGACCGGCTGGAGGTGGTGCCGCGCGCGATCACCACGCTGGTCGACGGGCTGGAGGCGAGCGGCCGGGTCCGCCGGGTGCCGGACCCGGCCAACCGCCGGGTGGTGCGCATCGAGCTGACCGAGACCGGCCGTGTGACGCTGCGGGAGCTGCGCAGCGCGCGCCGGGCGGCCGCGGAGGACATTCTGGCGCCCCTGACCACCGCCCAGCGCGAGGTGCTCGGCGGGCTGCTTTCCGCTCTCGTCGACGGCGTGCCGGGGCCGCGCTGCCGGCCCGCCGCCGAGTCCTCCTAG
- a CDS encoding ABC transporter ATP-binding protein: MRPHDEGPSWTPPDRPLDPTRPPLPEQPAQVRRILRLFRPYRGRLAIVGLLVGASSLVSVASPFMLREILDTAIPQGRTGLLSLLALGMILASVTSGAFGVLQTLISTTVGQRVMHDLRTGVYARLQRMPLAFFTRTRTGEVQSRIANDIGGMQATVTSTATSLVSNVTAVVATIVAMLALDWRLTAVSLLLLPVFVAISRRVGRERRKITTQRQKQMAAMAATVTESLSVSGILLGRTMGRADSLTRSFADESERLVDLEVRSSMAGRWRMATIGMVMAAMPALLYWAAGLTMGSGGPAISIGTLVAFVSLQQGLFRPAVSLLSTGVQIQTSLALFHRIFEYLDLPVDITEPEKPVRLEKIRGEVRFEDVDFSYDERNGTTLAGIDVTVPAGASLAVVGPTGSGKSTLSYLVPRLYDVTAGRVTIDGADVRDLDFDTLSRTVGVVSQETYLFHASVADNLRFAKPDATDEEMWAAARSAQIHDHIAALPDGYDTLVGERGYRFSGGEKQRLAIARTILRDPPVLILDEATSALDTRTEHAVQQAIDALSAGRTTITIAHRLSTVRDADQIVVLDSGRIVERGTHEELLDREGRYAALVRRDAELAPVAP, encoded by the coding sequence ATGCGCCCGCACGATGAAGGTCCTTCCTGGACGCCTCCGGACCGCCCGCTCGACCCCACGCGTCCGCCGCTTCCCGAGCAGCCCGCGCAGGTGCGGCGCATCCTCCGGCTCTTCCGGCCGTACCGGGGCCGGCTCGCGATCGTCGGGCTGCTCGTCGGGGCCTCGTCGCTGGTCTCGGTGGCGTCGCCGTTCATGCTCCGCGAGATCCTGGACACCGCGATTCCCCAGGGCCGGACGGGCCTGCTCTCGCTGCTCGCCCTCGGCATGATCCTCGCCTCCGTGACATCGGGGGCCTTCGGCGTGCTGCAGACACTGATCTCGACCACCGTCGGCCAGCGCGTCATGCACGATCTGCGCACCGGGGTCTACGCCCGGCTGCAGCGGATGCCGCTCGCCTTCTTCACCAGGACCCGCACCGGCGAGGTCCAGTCCCGCATCGCCAACGACATCGGCGGGATGCAGGCGACCGTCACCTCGACCGCGACCTCCCTCGTCTCCAACGTCACCGCGGTCGTCGCCACGATCGTCGCGATGCTCGCGCTGGACTGGCGGCTGACCGCCGTGTCGCTCCTCCTGCTGCCGGTGTTCGTGGCGATCAGCCGCCGCGTCGGCCGTGAGCGCAGGAAGATCACCACGCAGCGGCAGAAGCAGATGGCCGCGATGGCCGCCACGGTCACCGAGTCGCTGTCGGTCAGCGGCATCCTCCTCGGCCGCACGATGGGCCGCGCCGACTCGCTCACCCGCTCCTTCGCCGACGAGTCCGAGCGCCTGGTCGACCTGGAGGTCCGCTCCAGCATGGCCGGCCGGTGGCGGATGGCCACCATTGGCATGGTGATGGCCGCCATGCCGGCCCTTCTCTACTGGGCCGCGGGACTCACCATGGGGTCCGGCGGGCCCGCGATATCGATCGGCACGCTGGTCGCCTTCGTCTCCCTCCAGCAGGGCCTCTTCCGCCCGGCCGTGAGCCTGCTCTCCACGGGTGTGCAGATCCAGACCTCGCTCGCCCTGTTCCACCGGATCTTCGAGTACCTGGACCTGCCGGTGGACATCACCGAGCCGGAGAAGCCGGTCCGGCTGGAGAAGATCCGCGGCGAAGTCCGCTTCGAGGACGTCGACTTCAGCTACGACGAGAGGAACGGGACGACGCTCGCCGGCATCGATGTCACTGTGCCCGCGGGCGCCAGCCTGGCCGTTGTCGGGCCCACCGGATCCGGCAAGTCCACGCTCAGCTATCTCGTGCCCCGGCTGTACGACGTCACCGCGGGCCGGGTCACGATCGACGGGGCGGACGTGCGCGACCTCGACTTCGACACGCTGTCGCGGACGGTGGGCGTCGTCTCGCAGGAGACCTACCTCTTCCACGCCTCCGTCGCCGACAACCTGCGCTTCGCCAAGCCGGACGCCACGGACGAGGAAATGTGGGCGGCCGCACGGTCCGCACAGATCCATGACCACATTGCGGCCCTGCCCGACGGGTACGACACTCTGGTCGGCGAGCGCGGATACCGCTTCTCGGGCGGTGAGAAGCAGCGCCTCGCCATCGCGCGCACGATCCTGCGCGATCCGCCGGTGCTGATTCTGGACGAGGCGACCAGCGCACTGGACACCCGGACGGAGCACGCGGTCCAGCAGGCGATCGACGCCCTGTCGGCCGGCCGCACGACCATCACCATCGCCCACCGGCTCTCGACCGTGCGGGACGCCGATCAGATCGTCGTCCTCGACAGCGGCCGGATAGTCGAGCGCGGTACGCACGAGGAGCTGCTCGACCGGGAAGGCCGCTATGCCGCCCTGGTCCGCAGGGACGCCGAGCTGGCCCCGGTCGCACCCTGA
- a CDS encoding Gfo/Idh/MocA family protein, with protein sequence MNDATAQQPQGGAEEGNEGSMSRRSVLRTTAGVAGAGIGLGAIGGVGAAGIARAAESGSAAAGTAVPERQGRTMAGVPFEGRSTVRVGIIGLGNRGGSMIDLYLALPGVQVVAVCDPVKAKAEAAAAKVVQAGQPAPAVYAKDEDDYENLCKRGDIDFVYVATPWDVHFVMAKTAMLNGKHVGVECPVAMRLDELWALVDLSERTRRHCMQLENCCYGRNEMRVLRMAHAGKFGQLLHGAGAYNHDLRGLMFSPTYYEGPWRRLWHTRLRGDLYPNHGFGPVANYMDVNRGDRVVSISSFGTPALGLAEYRAANMPPGDPSWKESYIESDRTISMVRTAKGRVIRLEHDVSTPHPYSRINSLGGTKGVFEDYPTRIYLEPDHDDDQWKDFGAYADWDHWLWKEHANPPGGHGGMDYIMVFRLMQCMRLGLVPDFDVYDAATWTAPVPLSHLSVKANGAPLEIPDFTRGEWRKARSGVDSEKPAE encoded by the coding sequence ATGAACGACGCGACAGCGCAGCAGCCCCAGGGCGGCGCCGAGGAGGGGAACGAGGGTTCGATGAGCCGTCGTTCCGTCCTGCGGACCACAGCGGGCGTCGCCGGAGCCGGAATTGGGCTCGGCGCGATCGGCGGTGTCGGTGCTGCGGGCATCGCCCGAGCGGCGGAGTCCGGCTCCGCGGCCGCCGGGACCGCCGTCCCCGAGCGCCAGGGCCGCACAATGGCCGGTGTCCCGTTCGAGGGGCGCAGCACCGTGCGGGTCGGGATCATCGGCCTCGGCAACCGCGGTGGCTCCATGATCGACCTCTACCTGGCGCTTCCCGGCGTCCAGGTGGTCGCGGTCTGCGACCCGGTCAAGGCCAAGGCGGAGGCCGCCGCGGCGAAGGTGGTGCAGGCGGGTCAGCCGGCGCCCGCCGTCTACGCGAAGGACGAGGACGACTACGAGAACCTGTGCAAGCGCGGCGACATCGACTTCGTCTACGTCGCCACGCCCTGGGACGTCCACTTCGTGATGGCGAAGACGGCGATGCTGAACGGCAAGCACGTCGGCGTGGAGTGTCCCGTCGCGATGCGGCTCGACGAGCTGTGGGCGCTGGTCGACCTCTCCGAGCGCACTCGGCGGCACTGCATGCAGCTGGAGAACTGCTGCTACGGCCGCAACGAGATGCGGGTCCTGCGGATGGCGCACGCGGGCAAGTTCGGGCAGCTGCTGCACGGGGCGGGTGCGTACAACCACGATCTGCGGGGGCTGATGTTCTCGCCGACGTACTACGAGGGGCCCTGGCGGCGGCTGTGGCACACCCGGCTGCGCGGTGACCTCTATCCCAACCACGGCTTCGGCCCCGTCGCCAACTACATGGACGTCAACCGCGGCGACCGTGTCGTGAGCATCAGCAGCTTCGGCACCCCGGCGCTCGGCCTCGCCGAGTACCGCGCCGCCAACATGCCGCCCGGGGACCCGAGCTGGAAGGAGTCGTACATCGAGAGCGACCGCACCATCAGTATGGTGCGCACGGCCAAGGGGCGGGTGATCCGCCTTGAACACGATGTGTCGACCCCACACCCCTACAGCCGGATCAACAGCCTCGGCGGGACCAAGGGTGTGTTCGAGGACTACCCGACCCGGATCTATCTGGAGCCGGACCATGATGACGACCAGTGGAAGGACTTCGGCGCCTACGCCGACTGGGACCACTGGCTCTGGAAGGAGCACGCCAACCCGCCCGGCGGCCACGGCGGCATGGACTACATCATGGTGTTCCGGCTGATGCAGTGCATGCGGCTGGGTCTCGTGCCCGACTTCGACGTGTACGACGCGGCGACCTGGACGGCGCCGGTCCCGCTGAGCCATCTGTCGGTGAAGGCCAACGGCGCGCCCCTGGAGATACCGGACTTCACGCGCGGCGAGTGGCGCAAGGCCCGCTCCGGCGTGGACTCGGAGAAGCCCGCGGAGTGA
- a CDS encoding NPCBM/NEW2 domain-containing protein — protein MRRLLTAVLCTAALLAGATGTGSAAAPPTAPGASTAPAPSTAPADDRPPLARTPPMGWNSWNAVGCGVNQQLITDTVDAFVAKGLKGAGYEYVTIDDCWSLKQRDADGRLVADPGKFPNGMAWLADYAHAKGLKLGIYGDAGTSTCAGYPGSLGHETTDAQTFADWGIDYLKYDNCNNQGLPAQDRYRAMGEAIAATGRPIVYSICEWGANRPWEWGTSVGGQLWRTTGDITDDWDSVKTIIRKNLTLAPYAGPGHWNDPDMLQVGNGGMTDHEYRTHFALWAMMAAPIMIGTDLNSASPQTLELLLNRGLVAVDQDRLGRQAAVVSESGGAYVLAKPLADGSVAVALYNENDYAVTISTTAAAAGLPRAGAYRLSDLFTGEELHSNGVLKAGVPAHGVTVYRVAPAGPGAPAPATPARSFGLTTPLLYEGAAASLVEPGRPGAVRTELAGLGRVPLKEASVRVEAPEGWTVEAAGPARASVVREGRPLATEWTVTPPAGLGPGSYDLTATARYTVGGRAVTDTSTTRVTVAEAVPGGAGPLSDTPWVKSTNGWGPMERDMTNGDQPQGDGTPLTIGGTVYAKGLGTHAWSEAVYYTAGRCTTLTADVGVDDSQDHVAAQRGTVTFEVWTDREKAVDTGKVSWQDSARHLEVDISGAQFVSLVATTADDGNGNDHADWADLKVSCAE, from the coding sequence ATGAGACGACTGCTGACCGCCGTGCTCTGCACCGCCGCCCTCCTCGCCGGAGCGACCGGGACGGGAAGCGCGGCCGCCCCGCCCACCGCGCCCGGCGCGTCGACCGCGCCCGCCCCGTCGACGGCGCCCGCCGACGACCGTCCGCCGCTCGCCCGGACCCCGCCGATGGGCTGGAACAGCTGGAACGCCGTGGGCTGCGGGGTGAACCAGCAGCTCATCACCGACACGGTGGACGCGTTCGTCGCCAAGGGGCTGAAGGGCGCGGGCTACGAGTACGTCACCATCGACGACTGCTGGAGCCTGAAGCAGCGCGACGCCGACGGCCGGCTGGTCGCCGACCCCGGCAAGTTCCCGAACGGGATGGCGTGGCTCGCCGACTACGCCCACGCCAAGGGCCTGAAGCTCGGCATCTACGGCGACGCCGGCACCAGCACCTGCGCCGGGTACCCCGGCAGCCTCGGCCATGAGACGACCGATGCGCAGACCTTCGCCGACTGGGGCATCGACTACCTCAAGTACGACAACTGCAACAACCAGGGCCTGCCCGCCCAGGACCGCTACCGCGCCATGGGCGAGGCGATCGCCGCCACCGGCCGCCCGATCGTCTACAGCATCTGTGAGTGGGGCGCCAACCGGCCCTGGGAATGGGGGACATCGGTCGGCGGTCAGCTGTGGCGCACCACCGGGGACATCACCGACGACTGGGACAGCGTCAAGACCATCATCCGCAAGAACCTGACCCTCGCGCCGTACGCGGGCCCGGGCCACTGGAACGACCCCGACATGCTCCAGGTCGGCAACGGCGGCATGACCGACCACGAGTACCGCACTCACTTCGCCCTCTGGGCGATGATGGCCGCGCCCATCATGATCGGCACGGACCTGAACAGCGCCTCACCGCAGACGCTGGAACTCCTCCTCAACCGGGGCCTGGTCGCGGTCGACCAGGACCGGCTCGGCAGGCAGGCTGCTGTGGTCTCCGAGAGCGGCGGGGCGTACGTCCTGGCCAAGCCGCTCGCCGACGGCTCGGTCGCCGTCGCGCTCTACAACGAGAACGACTACGCGGTGACGATCTCCACGACCGCGGCGGCCGCCGGCCTGCCGCGCGCCGGCGCCTACCGGCTGAGCGATCTGTTCACCGGCGAGGAGCTGCACAGCAACGGCGTGCTGAAGGCCGGGGTTCCGGCGCACGGGGTCACCGTCTACCGGGTCGCCCCGGCCGGCCCCGGCGCACCCGCACCCGCCACCCCCGCGCGTTCCTTCGGGCTCACCACACCGCTGCTGTACGAGGGCGCCGCGGCCTCGCTCGTCGAGCCGGGCCGGCCGGGAGCCGTGCGCACGGAACTCGCCGGTCTCGGCCGGGTGCCCCTGAAGGAGGCGTCGGTACGGGTCGAGGCGCCGGAGGGCTGGACGGTCGAGGCGGCGGGTCCGGCCCGGGCCTCCGTCGTACGGGAAGGGCGTCCGCTGGCGACCGAGTGGACGGTCACTCCGCCGGCGGGGCTCGGGCCGGGTTCGTACGACCTCACCGCCACCGCGCGGTACACGGTCGGGGGCCGCGCCGTCACGGACACCTCCACGACCCGGGTGACCGTCGCCGAGGCGGTGCCGGGCGGTGCCGGCCCGCTCAGTGACACCCCCTGGGTGAAGTCCACCAACGGCTGGGGCCCGATGGAGCGCGACATGACCAACGGCGACCAGCCCCAGGGCGACGGAACACCGCTCACGATCGGCGGCACCGTCTACGCCAAGGGGTTGGGCACGCACGCCTGGAGCGAGGCCGTCTACTACACGGCGGGCCGCTGTACGACGCTCACCGCGGACGTCGGCGTCGACGACAGCCAGGACCATGTGGCGGCACAGCGCGGCACGGTCACCTTCGAGGTGTGGACGGACCGTGAGAAGGCCGTGGACACGGGGAAGGTCTCGTGGCAGGACTCGGCCCGCCACCTCGAAGTGGACATCAGCGGGGCGCAGTTCGTGAGCCTCGTCGCCACCACGGCCGACGACGGGAACGGCAACGACCACGCGGACTGGGCCGATCTGAAGGTCAGCTGCGCGGAGTAA
- a CDS encoding aldehyde dehydrogenase family protein, whose translation MTTTALPGTDALRARAEDALRRCGAQLPAGGTGVTARTPLTGGTLRTLPAATPEGAAATIAAAEAAFGEWRTIPAPRRGALVKRLGELLTEHKEDLAELVTIEAGKIRSEALGEVQEMIDICDFAVGLSRQLYGRTMASERPGHRLSESWHPLGVVGVISAFNFPVAVWSWNTAIALVCGDTVVWKPSELTPLTALACAALLGRAASDTGAPEGVHGLLLGGRDCGELLVDDERVALVSATGSVRMGREVGPRVAARFGRCLLELGGNNAAVVTPSADLALAVRGIVFSAAGTAGQRCTSLRRLIVHEDVADALVEQVVHAYGRLPVGDPFRPGTLIGPLISTAAYDAMTKALVAAQADGGKVLTGGDRRLRDEAPEAAYVGPAVVRMPAQTAIVREETFAPILYVLTYRTLDEAIELHNGVPQGLSSSIFTRDQREAERFLAADGSDCGIANVNIGTSGAEIGGAFGGEKQTGGGRESGSDAWRAYMRRATNTVNHSDELPLAQGVNFL comes from the coding sequence ATGACCACCACCGCACTGCCCGGAACGGACGCGCTGCGGGCGCGGGCCGAGGACGCCCTGCGCCGCTGCGGCGCACAGCTGCCGGCCGGCGGCACGGGTGTCACCGCCCGTACGCCGCTGACGGGCGGCACGCTCCGTACCCTGCCCGCCGCCACCCCCGAGGGCGCGGCCGCCACGATCGCGGCAGCCGAGGCCGCCTTCGGGGAGTGGCGCACGATCCCCGCACCGCGCCGCGGTGCCCTGGTCAAGCGGCTCGGCGAACTGCTCACCGAGCACAAGGAGGACCTCGCCGAGCTCGTCACCATCGAGGCCGGGAAGATCCGCTCCGAGGCGCTCGGCGAGGTGCAGGAGATGATCGACATCTGCGATTTCGCGGTCGGCCTCTCCCGGCAGCTGTACGGCCGCACGATGGCCTCCGAGCGGCCGGGGCACCGGCTCTCCGAGAGCTGGCACCCGCTGGGTGTGGTCGGGGTGATCTCCGCGTTCAACTTCCCCGTCGCCGTCTGGTCCTGGAACACGGCGATCGCGCTGGTCTGCGGCGACACGGTGGTGTGGAAGCCCTCCGAGCTGACCCCGCTGACCGCCCTGGCCTGCGCCGCGCTGCTCGGCCGCGCGGCCTCGGACACCGGCGCACCGGAAGGCGTGCACGGGCTGCTGCTCGGCGGCCGCGACTGCGGTGAACTGCTCGTCGACGACGAGCGGGTGGCGCTGGTCAGTGCGACCGGGTCCGTGCGGATGGGCAGGGAGGTGGGGCCGCGGGTGGCCGCCCGGTTCGGCCGCTGTCTGCTGGAGCTGGGTGGCAACAACGCGGCGGTCGTCACCCCGTCCGCCGATCTCGCTCTCGCGGTGCGCGGCATCGTCTTCTCGGCGGCCGGCACGGCGGGGCAGCGGTGCACGAGCCTGCGCCGGCTCATCGTCCACGAGGACGTCGCCGACGCCCTCGTGGAGCAGGTCGTCCATGCGTACGGCCGGCTGCCGGTCGGTGATCCCTTCCGGCCAGGGACGCTCATCGGGCCGCTGATCTCGACGGCCGCGTACGATGCGATGACCAAGGCGCTGGTCGCGGCGCAGGCCGACGGCGGCAAGGTGCTGACGGGAGGCGACCGCAGGCTGCGGGACGAGGCGCCGGAAGCGGCGTACGTCGGCCCGGCAGTGGTGCGGATGCCCGCGCAGACGGCGATCGTGCGCGAGGAGACGTTCGCGCCGATCCTGTACGTCCTGACCTACCGCACGCTGGACGAGGCGATCGAGCTGCACAACGGCGTCCCCCAGGGGCTGTCCTCGTCGATCTTCACACGGGACCAGCGCGAGGCTGAGCGTTTCCTGGCCGCCGACGGCTCCGACTGCGGCATCGCCAATGTGAACATCGGCACGTCGGGCGCGGAGATCGGCGGCGCGTTCGGCGGCGAGAAGCAGACCGGCGGCGGGCGAGAGTCCGGGTCGGACGCGTGGCGCGCCTACATGCGCAGGGCGACGAACACGGTGAACCACTCGGACGAGCTGCCGCTCGCGCAGGGCGTGAACTTCCTCTGA
- a CDS encoding VOC family protein, with protein sequence MVPLVPPWVLRAAFARRLSVMYGTEVPAYTTLVEVAGQVNDDVLRDAGESAERLGSIERVTAERHGAIRVGTPGELWQAAQIFAALGMEPVGFYDLRDAAASAVPVVSTAFRPVLPEELDRNPFRVFTSMLTPADRRFFDADLEKRLTAFLERRELFPPELLEPAVRAEREAGLPQGQAERFLTLAVAAFELSPEPVERAWYAELEKVSAVAADIGGVTSTHINHLTPRVLDIDELYRRMEDRGITMIDRIQGPPRWDGPDVLLRQTSFRALAEPRTFRETDGGVTTGALRVRFGEVEARGIALSRAGRALYDRLVDGPVEEWTARFPGTERQLAVDGLGFFTYEAVTGRPRDGRRPPDDLAGLLAGGWLTARPIVYEDFLPRSAAGIFQSNLTDPGARDSAQTGTHYDQHGMSEAIGRTVHDPFELYAAQQNDSLARARRALGDIEESDV encoded by the coding sequence ATGGTGCCCCTCGTCCCCCCGTGGGTGCTGCGCGCCGCGTTCGCGCGCCGCCTGTCCGTCATGTACGGCACGGAGGTCCCGGCGTACACGACCCTCGTCGAGGTGGCCGGGCAGGTGAACGACGACGTCCTCCGGGACGCCGGTGAGAGCGCCGAGCGGCTCGGCAGCATCGAGCGCGTCACCGCGGAGCGGCACGGGGCGATCCGGGTCGGTACTCCGGGCGAACTGTGGCAGGCTGCGCAGATCTTCGCCGCGCTGGGCATGGAGCCGGTCGGCTTCTACGATCTGCGGGACGCCGCCGCCAGTGCCGTGCCCGTCGTCTCCACCGCCTTCCGGCCGGTGCTTCCCGAGGAGCTGGACCGCAATCCGTTCCGCGTCTTCACCTCGATGCTGACCCCGGCCGACCGCCGCTTCTTCGACGCCGACCTGGAGAAACGGCTGACGGCGTTCCTGGAGCGCCGCGAGCTGTTCCCACCGGAGCTGCTGGAGCCGGCGGTCCGCGCCGAACGTGAGGCGGGGCTGCCGCAGGGGCAGGCCGAACGGTTCCTGACGCTCGCGGTCGCCGCCTTCGAGCTGTCCCCGGAGCCGGTGGAGCGCGCCTGGTACGCGGAGCTGGAGAAGGTCTCCGCCGTCGCCGCCGACATCGGCGGTGTGACGAGCACCCACATCAACCACCTCACCCCGCGCGTCCTGGACATCGACGAGCTGTACCGGCGCATGGAGGACCGCGGCATCACGATGATCGACCGGATCCAGGGGCCACCGCGCTGGGACGGACCTGATGTGCTGCTGCGGCAGACGTCGTTCCGGGCGCTGGCGGAGCCCCGGACGTTCCGGGAGACGGACGGCGGCGTCACGACCGGTGCGCTGCGGGTGCGCTTCGGGGAGGTCGAGGCGCGCGGCATCGCGCTCAGCCGCGCGGGGCGGGCGCTCTACGACAGGCTCGTCGACGGCCCCGTCGAGGAGTGGACCGCGCGCTTCCCGGGCACCGAGCGCCAACTGGCCGTGGACGGGCTGGGGTTCTTCACCTACGAGGCCGTCACGGGCCGGCCGCGCGACGGGCGGCGGCCGCCGGACGACCTCGCCGGCCTGCTCGCCGGCGGCTGGCTCACTGCCCGCCCCATCGTCTACGAGGACTTCCTGCCGCGCTCGGCGGCCGGGATCTTCCAGTCGAACCTCACCGATCCGGGCGCCCGGGACTCCGCGCAGACGGGCACCCACTACGACCAGCACGGGATGTCCGAGGCGATCGGACGCACGGTCCACGACCCCTTCGAGCTGTATGCCGCCCAGCAGAACGACTCGCTGGCACGGGCCAGGCGGGCCCTGGGAGACATCGAGGAGAGCGACGTATGA
- a CDS encoding NAD(P)-binding domain-containing protein — protein sequence MRDVDVVVIGAGQAGLSGAYHLRRVGLRPDEDFVVLDHSPRPGGAWQFRWPSLTYGKVHGMHALPGMELTGADESRPSSEVIGAYFSRYERTFDLRVHRPVDVRAVREGEDGRLLVESSEGTYATRAVINATGTWDRPFWPRYPGQETFLGRQLHTADYPGPEAFAGRRVVVVGGGTSGTQHLMEIAEVAAETTWVTRRPPVFREGPFGEEQGRAAVSLVEERVRSGLPPLSVVSVTGLPLTDAIRRARTDGVLDRLPMFDRITPTGVAWDDGRAVAADVILWATGFRAVIDHLAPLRLREPGGGIALDGTRAVRDPRIHLVGYGPSASTIGANRAGRAAVHEIQQLLDRAPALDPEPAVAAVPL from the coding sequence GTGCGGGACGTGGACGTGGTCGTCATCGGCGCCGGGCAGGCGGGCCTGTCCGGCGCCTACCATCTGCGCCGGGTGGGGCTGCGCCCCGACGAGGACTTCGTGGTCCTGGACCACTCCCCCCGGCCGGGCGGCGCCTGGCAGTTCCGCTGGCCGTCGCTGACGTACGGCAAGGTCCACGGCATGCACGCGCTGCCCGGCATGGAGCTGACCGGTGCCGACGAGAGCCGCCCGTCGTCCGAGGTGATCGGCGCGTACTTCTCCCGCTACGAGCGCACCTTCGATCTGCGTGTGCACCGTCCCGTCGATGTACGCGCGGTACGCGAGGGCGAGGACGGCCGGTTGCTGGTGGAGTCGTCGGAGGGTACGTACGCCACGCGCGCCGTCATCAACGCCACCGGCACCTGGGACCGGCCGTTCTGGCCCCGCTACCCCGGGCAGGAGACCTTCCTCGGCCGCCAGTTGCACACTGCGGACTACCCGGGGCCCGAGGCGTTCGCCGGCCGCCGAGTGGTCGTGGTGGGCGGCGGGACCTCGGGGACCCAGCATCTGATGGAGATCGCGGAGGTCGCGGCGGAGACCACCTGGGTGACGCGCCGCCCTCCGGTCTTCCGCGAAGGCCCGTTCGGGGAGGAGCAGGGCCGGGCGGCGGTCTCGCTCGTGGAGGAGCGCGTGCGCAGCGGGCTCCCGCCGCTGAGCGTGGTCTCCGTGACCGGGCTGCCGCTGACCGACGCGATCCGGCGTGCCCGCACCGACGGTGTGCTGGACCGGCTCCCGATGTTCGACCGGATCACGCCGACCGGGGTGGCCTGGGACGACGGCCGGGCGGTCGCCGCGGACGTCATCCTCTGGGCCACGGGCTTCCGTGCCGTGATCGACCATCTCGCCCCGCTGCGGCTCCGGGAGCCGGGGGGCGGCATAGCGCTGGACGGCACGCGCGCGGTGCGCGACCCACGCATCCACCTGGTCGGCTACGGCCCGTCGGCCTCGACGATCGGCGCCAACCGCGCCGGCCGTGCCGCGGTCCACGAGATCCAGCAACTGCTGGACCGGGCCCCGGCGCTCGACCCGGAGCCGGCCGTCGCTGCCGTGCCGCTCTGA